Proteins encoded together in one Telopea speciosissima isolate NSW1024214 ecotype Mountain lineage chromosome 6, Tspe_v1, whole genome shotgun sequence window:
- the LOC122664459 gene encoding nuclear pore complex protein NUP62 isoform X2, translating to MSGFTFPAFGSSTSSSSSSSPFSTSSTPSFSPFPSTNYSSSSQQAPSRYTFGSTSSSSSSLFGSSAPSTGGFSIGTSLFGSSSSASTTATASPSTTSNLFGGSQPSSAPKYSFPFGSTSSSSGSSTLNPNFGLSSGSASSGSSAPSSLFGLPSNSASGAITGSSLFGVSSSPFGASSTSGSTATAAPAFSASTMFGTSSAAAASTALSASPLFGVSSTSASVTNSTSAFSSSLLGSPLPASLTAATSSPSFPGLFSSTSSSASPFSASSTPAATPSSSPILSFGTHAPSSTQSSFGFGNAASNVASNSTVSSIQVTKPPSFSFGTSSTVSTAGVSVTTETSTPAPSILFSSQAAASSTSTPSVPVFGASSSVATISSASVVTSTTASSATTTPFPSFSLSAKTSAPSSASQPQSTTTAALAFGVSASTSAGASTDVAAKFSFAGSSSSAAKTPSVAVASSSGTASSTVSTTISATPKLPSEITGKTVEEIIKEWNSELQERTGKFRKQACAIAEWDKRILQNRDILLRLEIEVAKVVETQANLERQLELIETYQQEVDKALQSIEEEAERVYKDERALLLEDEAASTRDAMYEQAEFIEREMEQMTEQIKSIIQTLNASQGGGLDAIDGMNPLDVVVRILNNQLSSLMWIDEKAEEFSSQIQKLAHRGSADRDLMGSKFWMT from the exons ATGTCGGGCTTTACCTTCCCAGCGTTCGGTTCTTCTACTTCctcctcttcatcatcttccccCTTCTCTACTTCATCaactccttctttctctcctttccctAGCACCAACTATTCCTCTTCATCGCAGCAAGCTCCATCACGGTATACTTTCGGATcaacctcttcatcttcttcatctctttttGGTTCTTCTGCTCCGTCTACTGGTGGCTTCTCAATCGGGACATCACTCTTTGGTTCTTCGTCCTCTGCAAGTACTACAGCTACAGCTTCTCCGTCTACTACATCTAACCTTTTTGGTGGATCTCAGCCCTCTTCTGCCCCAAAATATTCTTTTCCATTTGGCTCTACTTCATCGTCATCGGGATCATCAACTTTGAACCCTAACTTTGGATTATCTTCTGGTTCTGCTTCTTCGGGTTCCTCTGCTCCTTCTTCCCTATTTGGACTGCCTTCGAATTCTGCATCTGGAGCGATTACCGGTTCGTCTCTGTTTGGGGTGTCTTCGTCGCCGTTCGGAGCTTCTTCAACTTCAGGTTCTACAGCAACTG CTGCCCCGGCTTTCTCCGCTTCTACGATGTTTGGAACTTCCTCAGCTGCTGCAGCTTCTACTGCGCTTTCCGCTTCTCCGTTGTTTGGGGTTTCTTCAACTTCAGCTTCGGTAACTAATTCTACTTCggcattttcttcctctttgttaGGAAGTCCTTTACCAGCTTCTTTGACTGCGGCTACCAGCTCCCCTTCTTTTCCTGGCCTGTTTTCTTCCACTTCCAGTTCGGCTTCACCGTTTTCGGCCTCTTCTACGCCTGCTGCAACGCCATCTTCCTCACCAATTCTCTCTTTCGGAACTCATGCACCGTCTTCCACCCAGTCTTCGTTTGGATTTGGCAATGCAGCATCTAATGTTGCGTCTAATTCTACAGTCTCTAGCATACAAGTCACGAAGCCTCCTTCCTTTAGCTTTGGGACTTCCTCAACAGTCAGTACCGCGGGCGTTTCAGTTACAACAGAGACTTCAACCCCTGCGCCTTCAATCTTGTTCTCGTCACAAGCAGCTGCCTCGTCTACTTCTACACCATCAGTTCCTGTTTTTGGGGCAAGTTCTTCAGTGGCAACTATATCTTCAGCATCAGTAGTTACTAGCACAACTGCTTCCTCTGCTACTACTACTCCTTTCCCAAGTTTTTCATTGTCAGCCAAAACCTCAGCTCCATCTTCAGCTTCACAGCCTCAATCAACAACCACTGCAGCATTGGCATTTG GTGTTTCTGCTTCAACTTCTGCAGGTGCATCAACTGATGTGGCAGCAAAATTCAGTTTTGCTGGTTCCAGTAGCAGTGCAGCTAAGACACCTTCTGTTGCTGTAGCCAGCAGTAGCGG GACTGCATCTTCAACTGTTAGTACAACGATATCTGCCACGCCTAAACTACCATCTGAGATAACTGGGAAAACTGTTGAGGAG ATTATAAAAGAATGGAACTCAGAGCTACAAGAACGTACCGGGAAATTTCGAAAGCAAGCTTGTGCAATAGCTGAGTGGGACAAGAGGATCCTGCAAAATCGAGACATTCTTCTAAGGCTTGAG ATTGAAGTAGCAAAAGTGGTTGAGACGCAGGCTAATTTGGAGCGGCAATTGGAGTTGATTGAAACTTATCAACAAGAA GTTGACAAAGCTTTGCAAAgtatagaagaagaagctgaGCGTGTTTACAAGGATGAGCGGGCATTGCTCTTGGAAGATGAGGCAGCATCTACACGGGATGCAAT GTATGAGCAGGCAGAGTTTATTGAGAGGGAGATGGAACAGATGACGGAACAAATAAAATCAATTATTCAGACCTTAAATGCCAGCCAG GGTGGGGGCCTTGATGCTATCGATGGGATGAACCCATTAGATGTCGTTGTTCGGATTCTAAACAATCAGCTCAGTTCACTCATGTGGATTGATGAGAAG GCTGAAGAATTCTCGTCCCAGATTCAGAAGCTTGCTCACCGTGGTTCTGCTGATCGGGATTTGATGGGCTCAAAATTCTGGATGACCTGA
- the LOC122664459 gene encoding nuclear pore complex protein NUP62 isoform X1, which yields MSGFTFPAFGSSTSSSSSSSPFSTSSTPSFSPFPSTNYSSSSQQAPSRYTFGSTSSSSSSLFGSSAPSTGGFSIGTSLFGSSSSASTTATASPSTTSNLFGGSQPSSAPKYSFPFGSTSSSSGSSTLNPNFGLSSGSASSGSSAPSSLFGLPSNSASGAITGSSLFGVSSSPFGASSTSGSTATAAPASSASGAISGTPLFGATSPFGVSSTSNSAATAPAFSASTMFGTSSAAAASTALSASPLFGVSSTSASVTNSTSAFSSSLLGSPLPASLTAATSSPSFPGLFSSTSSSASPFSASSTPAATPSSSPILSFGTHAPSSTQSSFGFGNAASNVASNSTVSSIQVTKPPSFSFGTSSTVSTAGVSVTTETSTPAPSILFSSQAAASSTSTPSVPVFGASSSVATISSASVVTSTTASSATTTPFPSFSLSAKTSAPSSASQPQSTTTAALAFGVSASTSAGASTDVAAKFSFAGSSSSAAKTPSVAVASSSGTASSTVSTTISATPKLPSEITGKTVEEIIKEWNSELQERTGKFRKQACAIAEWDKRILQNRDILLRLEIEVAKVVETQANLERQLELIETYQQEVDKALQSIEEEAERVYKDERALLLEDEAASTRDAMYEQAEFIEREMEQMTEQIKSIIQTLNASQGGGLDAIDGMNPLDVVVRILNNQLSSLMWIDEKAEEFSSQIQKLAHRGSADRDLMGSKFWMT from the exons ATGTCGGGCTTTACCTTCCCAGCGTTCGGTTCTTCTACTTCctcctcttcatcatcttccccCTTCTCTACTTCATCaactccttctttctctcctttccctAGCACCAACTATTCCTCTTCATCGCAGCAAGCTCCATCACGGTATACTTTCGGATcaacctcttcatcttcttcatctctttttGGTTCTTCTGCTCCGTCTACTGGTGGCTTCTCAATCGGGACATCACTCTTTGGTTCTTCGTCCTCTGCAAGTACTACAGCTACAGCTTCTCCGTCTACTACATCTAACCTTTTTGGTGGATCTCAGCCCTCTTCTGCCCCAAAATATTCTTTTCCATTTGGCTCTACTTCATCGTCATCGGGATCATCAACTTTGAACCCTAACTTTGGATTATCTTCTGGTTCTGCTTCTTCGGGTTCCTCTGCTCCTTCTTCCCTATTTGGACTGCCTTCGAATTCTGCATCTGGAGCGATTACCGGTTCGTCTCTGTTTGGGGTGTCTTCGTCGCCGTTCGGAGCTTCTTCAACTTCAGGTTCTACAGCAACTGCTGCCCCGGCTAGTTCTGCATCTGGAGCGATTTCCGGTACCCCTCTGTTTGGGGCGACTTCGCCGTTTGGAGTTTCTTCAACTTCAAATTCTGCAGCAACTGCCCCGGCTTTCTCCGCTTCTACGATGTTTGGAACTTCCTCAGCTGCTGCAGCTTCTACTGCGCTTTCCGCTTCTCCGTTGTTTGGGGTTTCTTCAACTTCAGCTTCGGTAACTAATTCTACTTCggcattttcttcctctttgttaGGAAGTCCTTTACCAGCTTCTTTGACTGCGGCTACCAGCTCCCCTTCTTTTCCTGGCCTGTTTTCTTCCACTTCCAGTTCGGCTTCACCGTTTTCGGCCTCTTCTACGCCTGCTGCAACGCCATCTTCCTCACCAATTCTCTCTTTCGGAACTCATGCACCGTCTTCCACCCAGTCTTCGTTTGGATTTGGCAATGCAGCATCTAATGTTGCGTCTAATTCTACAGTCTCTAGCATACAAGTCACGAAGCCTCCTTCCTTTAGCTTTGGGACTTCCTCAACAGTCAGTACCGCGGGCGTTTCAGTTACAACAGAGACTTCAACCCCTGCGCCTTCAATCTTGTTCTCGTCACAAGCAGCTGCCTCGTCTACTTCTACACCATCAGTTCCTGTTTTTGGGGCAAGTTCTTCAGTGGCAACTATATCTTCAGCATCAGTAGTTACTAGCACAACTGCTTCCTCTGCTACTACTACTCCTTTCCCAAGTTTTTCATTGTCAGCCAAAACCTCAGCTCCATCTTCAGCTTCACAGCCTCAATCAACAACCACTGCAGCATTGGCATTTG GTGTTTCTGCTTCAACTTCTGCAGGTGCATCAACTGATGTGGCAGCAAAATTCAGTTTTGCTGGTTCCAGTAGCAGTGCAGCTAAGACACCTTCTGTTGCTGTAGCCAGCAGTAGCGG GACTGCATCTTCAACTGTTAGTACAACGATATCTGCCACGCCTAAACTACCATCTGAGATAACTGGGAAAACTGTTGAGGAG ATTATAAAAGAATGGAACTCAGAGCTACAAGAACGTACCGGGAAATTTCGAAAGCAAGCTTGTGCAATAGCTGAGTGGGACAAGAGGATCCTGCAAAATCGAGACATTCTTCTAAGGCTTGAG ATTGAAGTAGCAAAAGTGGTTGAGACGCAGGCTAATTTGGAGCGGCAATTGGAGTTGATTGAAACTTATCAACAAGAA GTTGACAAAGCTTTGCAAAgtatagaagaagaagctgaGCGTGTTTACAAGGATGAGCGGGCATTGCTCTTGGAAGATGAGGCAGCATCTACACGGGATGCAAT GTATGAGCAGGCAGAGTTTATTGAGAGGGAGATGGAACAGATGACGGAACAAATAAAATCAATTATTCAGACCTTAAATGCCAGCCAG GGTGGGGGCCTTGATGCTATCGATGGGATGAACCCATTAGATGTCGTTGTTCGGATTCTAAACAATCAGCTCAGTTCACTCATGTGGATTGATGAGAAG GCTGAAGAATTCTCGTCCCAGATTCAGAAGCTTGCTCACCGTGGTTCTGCTGATCGGGATTTGATGGGCTCAAAATTCTGGATGACCTGA
- the LOC122665975 gene encoding uncharacterized protein LOC122665975, translating into MKRSFGGGRMGGRGMIRTAIRSGVGGIQDTLSKSISSTNTNKPTSPILSLSSSSSSSASTSLNLPVSETSPTVSNWASCASSYFCDGDEWEWESVNGYEDQDRANMVSDNYVFRAVPSQDEVEDAVSSLKQVVAPALYSRFCEDRSSSFDKDVTDHTTDPARSELDWIEPTLHLYNPRLSQSHQNGRVYDAFHLLQTEPSIQRMVISLSSDKAIWDAVLNNEVVKELKESFCIAEDASSQRSGGSPDRAASILKWLLNNTKAKVLKLIENLRKLMNEAFRPPQNGKNTSATTDLFDNRVRTSLLLSIVVLLIVVVTRAHRV; encoded by the exons ATGAAGAGATCATTTGGTGGTGGAAGAATGGGTGGAAGGGGTATGATTAGGACTGCAATTCGTTCTGGGGTGGGAGGAATTCAAGATACTCTCTCCAAGTCTATCTCCTCCACCAACACGAATAAGCCCACCTCTCCCATCCTCTCTCTGTCctcctcttcgtcttcttctgcttctactTCACTTAACCTTCCCGTGTCGGAAACTTCTCCTACCGTGTCCAACTGGGCTTCTTGTGCTTCTTCATATTTCTGTGATGGTGATGAATGGGAATGGGAGTCTGTCAATGGATACGAGGACCAAGATAGAGCAAACATGGTTTCTGATAATTATGTTTTTCGTGCAGTTCCTTCTCAAGACGAAGTTGAAGATGCCGTCTCCTCTCTTAAACA GGTTGTTGCTCCAGCCTTATATTCGCGGTTCTGTGAAGATAGAAGTTCTAGTTTTGATAAGGATGTAACTGATCATACTACAGATCCAGCAAGGTCAGAGTTGGATTGGATTGAGCCCACCCTGCATCTTTACAATCCAAGACTGTCTCAATCTCATCAGAATGGGCGGGTTTATGATGCTTTCCATTTACTGCAGACAGAGCCATCTATTCAG AGAATGGTCATTTCATTATCTTCCGATAAAGCTATCTGGGATGCTGTCTTGAACAATGAGGTGGTGAAGGAGCTCAAAGAGTCATTCTGCATAG CTGAAGATGCGAGTTCCCAAAGATCTGGTGGAAGTCCAGACAGAGCAGCAAGCATACTGAAGTGGCTATTGAACAACACTAAGGCAAAAGTTCTGAAACTAATTGAGAATCTTAGAAAGCTCATGAATGAGGCGTTTCGACCTCCACAGAACGGGAAAAACACATCAGCAACCACAGATCTCTTTGATAACAGGGTGAGAACTTCTCTTCTACTCTCCATTGTGGTTCTCCTGATTGTGGTTGTGACTCGAGCCCACAGGGTTTAA